In Setaria viridis chromosome 5, Setaria_viridis_v4.0, whole genome shotgun sequence, the genomic stretch AAGCATGTGAATAATTATGTCTAAAATGACTGTTAGCAATCATGAATTCTCGAGGGATGTGAGGACTGTTAAGAAACATACACATTATCAAGGTCAATGAAACCAGATTTGACCAATAAAGCTGCTGTTCTGAAAAGCCCAGATGGAACAGGGCTGTTGACATCCAATCGTTGATAGTACTGAAATTTGAACCCCAAAATTTGAGCTGCATGGGACTGTAATAGAGGAAATTGTAAGATACTGAAGGGGGGGGACTGACGTGGTGGAAACAGACATTAAATGTGAGCAATGTGTTAGAAGACTAAAAATAGTACATGAATTATGACTATAATATCATGGGCTACTGGTTATGACAGAACAAATACCTTAGGAAAAAGAGGAATGAGCTGATGAAAGATGTTACTATCTGGATAGACTTCAAAGCACTCCAACACCTAGCAAGTAGCAACAAGAATAACAAGATTACACAAACTTCAATAACATACTATCCAACACTTGATAACAGTGCCAAAGCAATTGAAGACTCACAATGTCGAATACACGATTTGGGTCCAGATCAAAATGACCGATCAATGACTGACAAAATAACAACATGTTATTACACGGTAGCACAAAAAgctttaaaaatatatatagcaCAACGGGAATTAAGGCTTACTGACAACCTTTATAATGCTGATTGTAACTGAAGAAGAATTCTGGCAAGCCAGATCTGAGCCAACTTGACAAAGGAGTGTCACCTGAATGATCCAGACACACAGATGAATAGGGTAGAAACAGCTAAACTTTAATAAGCATCACGAAAGAACCTTCAGGAACTACAGGAAGAGTAGGACTAGAAGAAATCCCAGACAGTGGCAAAGTACAATCGTTTAGGTAATTCTCAAACTACaaaaggtatacatatatacacaGTATGCGGCATTTCTAATTATAGTCACACTTAGCATTTCTTTCCAAAGTGATAAAATATATGCCATCTAGAATTTATCAAACGCATTTATAACAGTTGCTTTGAGAATTATACACTCATAGCTCCCAGCCATTTTGATATTAAATTCCAATCCTTAGCATCAATTAAGCATCAAGATGAGCTTTATTGCTTTAACAGACACCTACTGAGCACTTGCTTGCACACTGTTCAGGTTGTTGCTTGGTTCATTCAACCTCTGTCATCTCTAAGAAActcaagggaaaaaaaaccaTAAAACTGATATATTATCAAACTTTGACCTCATCCTAACAAACTACTTCTTAGTTCTTACTCTCACATATGGATTTTTCTTGGCTTCTCAAAGTCCCCTCCTCACCTTAAAAGAGTCACTAGGCACAACAGCAGGCTACGAGAAAGATTAGACCAGTTGCAGCACTCGAAGTGCAACATGTGCTGCAGTGGAGTTCGATCAGGCTAGCACAAGAGCTGAGCATGGACTTTCTGCCAAGGACAAGCCAGATGCACGAGGCCATATGGCAGCAAAACCCATTGACTATGATACAAGGTACGGGATTTTGATTATCTTTATTCATAGCAAACCATGGCATTCAAGTATTAAACTAGTCCAAAACCCATTGACTATGATTCGAGCTACGGGATTATGGCTATCTTTATTCATAGCAAACCATGGCATTCGATCATTAAACTAGTCCACATCCCAGTTTATAAAATAGATGTGCATCCAGCAATGTTTTATAGGGATGACCCAATTGAGCTCTACAATCACAACAAGAACAAAAAAGGGGAACAGAAAAAGTCAGGAGGAGTAGATATACATACCAACTTGGCATAGCCCTCGCTTTCCTCCCGTAAGAGGTTGAATTTAGTTTGCTGGTAAAGAAGCCGTGTGTTGACCCTAACCTATTATTTAAAACCAACATCAATCAACCACACAGTGAATgttaaaataaaacaaaaattagCAAATAATGTGAGGTAGAAGTACAGCGCTGCATTAAGTCATTAACAGTGTGTTCCCCACAAAAAGATGTCAGCATAAAAGGACATGATTGTGAAATCCTAAAAATATTCAAAGTGTATGACACATTGACAAATTAGTACATTATGCATACCTCCTTGGATTTTAAATCCTGGCCTTTCAGCTTACTTTGTTCAACCTCCCAAAGGAAATCTTCCTTCAAATTCATGAGCGGAGGAAATAGAAAGCATGTATCAGCTTTTATCTTAACTTGATGTCAACAGAGATACGGTGCACTAGTACAAAGAATAACAATACTCACTTCGCATCGCTCTTGCAGAAGCCTAGGTGCGGTAATCGAGGACTCGACAAATGACTTAGTCTGAAGGAAGAGGATTGAAATAGAAATAAATGACCGGTCCACATTATTGAATCAAAAGAAAAGTAGACAGCGAGAAGTATGAATTGTTCATTTGCATTAAAAGTCATTCCTAGGTTATTACCATTTTAACAAGACGGTTGCGATATTCACCAGAGATTGTAATCTGCAGGTTGAAGCAAGTCAGCTTGACTAAACACTATAAGAGGAATCCCACTAAATAGAGACACGACAAGAGAAAATgttacccaaaaaaaaaatacaggtgGAAAAGATCATATTGAGAAAAACAGCGATAGGTCAAAAGTCAATACCCCAATTGCagcaaataaataacaaaaTAGAGGCAAGGAAGTATTTAGATGATATGGTGGGAAATGGCAAGAGCCTCAATGCATAATAGCATTTGCATTTTATACAGTGCCATCTCTGCTTTCTACCTTTTAGTTCAAAGAAATGCCAGAAACAGAACTTCTTACTGACAAATCAAGGCTAATCTGTAATTGTTATGTATTCAGACAGTACAATCTTGGATAGATCATGCTGAAAAGGATAGCACCATGTGTATTTAGTTTGTAATCACCTAAccagaaacaaaaaaatatacatgAGCTTTTGACCCTTGATATGCTTCATTATCTGAAAAAGCTTTCTCATGTTAGCATTGAAGTTCATTAAATGACTCATGATCGCTTGAACAAAAAAAGCTATCTACTGCTAGTAGAATGCACATTCATGTGTACAAGGCTGCTGACTAGATCATGCCATAATAGATTTGCCTGACAATTATCTGGTTCATTTCTGATCTACCAAAAAGCATGCTTAAATATTAAGCTAGAACAGCAttattcaatttgtttatgTTACGACTTCAGCTGAAACTTTTTATCACAACACTAGTGTACATGAAAGAAAAGTACTCCCAGAGCTAATGCTCGTATCCAATACAAATGAGATGTTGTTCAAAATACCAAACAAGTCAGCTAGATTGTCAACCTAGCTACCACAGCAAGCAATACACACACAGCAGAGTGGCCAATTCACTTCATACTCACGCATCTAGTCACCGAAACACAATCCCAGACTGAGAAACTCGACTAATTAAACATGCACCACGGAACCAACCAACCCAGTGAACCCACTAAACACAAGACGGCAGCAACACGAGTTACGCATACTCACATCCTGCCCAAGGTGAGCGATGATATCAGCAAGCACCGAgccgagctcctcctcccgccgtgCCTCCTCGACGAACACCACCGAATCCAGCGCGACCCGGCTCTTCTGCGGCGGCAGGTCGCCCCGCACCTGCGCAGCCGAACCCACCCAATCAGCACGGAAGGACCAGCGGGGCTGAGCAAATCCTAACCACGAAGCAGCCCGAAGTGCCGGGAGCTTACGATCGCCCAGCAGAGCTCGTAGAGGAAGCGCGCCATGGGGATCGGATCGGGGAGCCGGAAGGCGCCAGCGGACTGGCCCTTCCATTCGCGGAGGCACTCCTCCGTGATGTGCTTGTAGTCGGGCGCCTGCAGAGGGGGCGacatggcggcggaggtggtgctGGTCGGGGTCAGGGTTTTGGGGGGATTAGGGTTTCATGGGAGGTGCCGAGGTCAGAGGGGGAGGAGCAGGACCGTGGTGGGGTGGTGGCGAGCTGGCgatgagagatggccagatggggaaggggagaaagacggcgacggaggcggggtGTGTGCGAGAACGCGATGCcgtgcttctttttttttttttgtttgggttGGGCTTCTGCGGTTATGAACACGGAAAACTCTAGGGGTCCGAAGAGGCGTAAACGGAGCAAGAATGCGGAAAATGGGTCGAAACGGAGGCGTGCAAATATAAAGTTGGCTGCCTTGTGCGATCAAAGCCGTCAACAGGACAGAATCAGAATGGACGTATATAGAATTTACACGAAAGAATGCATTGTAGCTAATGATATGCTTTCAGAATTGTTAAAAAACtacccctccgtcccaaattactattcgttttgacttttctacatatctatatatttagatgcatattaAAAGGTttatatctagaaaagcaaaaaacgaatagtaatttgggacagagggagtaaatAAGTTTATACTACTCCCTGAATGTATTGAAGTTGGTTGGCTTAAGAACGTTACAGAAGAATAAAGGCTCTAATCAAACACAAGCACGAACATCCCAAGAGGAAGACAAAAGAAGATACATATGCAAACGCTTGGATCATTCTCTTCCAAGACttcgaaaaaaaaacagagactTGAGATTATTGGCACAAATAAATCATTGCAAGTTTGCAATTGCAACGTAACTCGTGTCATGCGCACATATTCTTGCTTTTTCTCGTGAGGGGGAAGGCACTCATGTTCATGTTCATGTATTATTATCTATCGTACTAGTGCAGATCATCCCTCAAAGATggggaaagaaaagagagaTCGAGTGCAGATCGTATACGGCCGGTGTCTGATTCGTGATCACAAACGGTACAAACTTTGTATCCAAACCGTTGTACATACGCGTACTACGTATTTGTGTTGTCATTGTTGGCTTGTCGGTAGTGTTCATTGTTCATTGCAGCGCTCCTTATTAGCTGAAATGCATGCAAGTCTCTTGCATTGGTTAAAAATTAAGGGCAACCGAGCGGTCTAGGAGAGGGATTATTCAAGCACCCCATATACTTTGCGTACGTATAGTACATCGCTTTACTGCCGCCTGCGAGCTATCAATGTATTGTTTTTTGTCTCCAACGGCTACACCGTACATACACGTACACTAGACAGTTCAACAGGTTGCTCTGCATGAGCCCACATGGTAGACTTGCTAAGTTACCACTTACCACTAGACCTGCAACTAGTTCATAATCCTGAAGAAAAAGCGACGCAACCACTTTGAATGCGATTAGGGATGGCCAGATAAGATGGCCTTGGACTATGTTTTACCCCttaaactatgctatttggttcaacttacacataatgcaatttatttttttatttctccatgcacaagttcaaattttaatttgagactcTGTAAGGGTGGCAGTGGACATCGtaatctatattaaaaatattttatgaatttttcatcattaggttatatatattttttatcttaaaaataaattttattatttaatatcctacctatcaaaataatgataaaaatttatgatcttgcaaaatttgaacttaagacTCCACCTGtgcatggagaaataaaaaagacaaattatGTTAAGGTGTAAATGGAACCAAATAGTATAATTTAGGAGGTAAACTAAACCAAAATATAGTTTAGGAGGTTATTGGGCCTTTCGTTATATTTGAGGGGAGTAATTGGGCCTTTCCCCCTTCAAATATGAGGAAAGAGAGCAAGTGCAGATCGTATACAGTCAGCGTCTAATTACTCGTGATCACTTACAAACTCCATGTCCAATCCATTGTATGTACGTGTACTACATATTTGTACCGTGTTGTTATTGTTGGCCTGCCGGTAGTGTTCGGTGTATCGTGACAGTGCTCCTTAAACGAATGCAAGTCTCCTGCGTTGGTTAAAAATTACGGGCAGCCGGCTTGTCTAGGAGAGGGATTATTCAAGCACCCTGTGTACTTGCGGACGTGCAGCACGACGCTTTACTGCCGCCTGCGAGTTATCAATATACTGCCTCTTGTCTCCAACAGGTACCCGTACGTACACGTACCATACCACTAGACGGCTCAACGCCTTGCTCTGAGCCCGCATGTAGACTTGCTAAGTTACCATTTACCACTGGACCTGCAGCTACTTCACGAGATTAACAGCTAGCAATCCTGAAGAAAAAGCGACGCAACCACTTTGAATGCGATCAGGGACGGCCAGGTAAAGATCTGGGGTGCGCGAGCGGCTTCCTCTTTACAGGGCAGAGGCGCACGGCCGCTGCCTGCATGGGACGAATCCACCTCGGCACCTCGCTTTGCCGGCGTTCGTGCAGCTTCCGTCGCTCTGGTTGGTCTCGGTCCCCTCGTGTGTTTGTGCGCTCGATCTGCCACCGGTAAACAACTGTGCATCGTTGGGAGGGCACGGGGGACAACCCCTTTTTTCCTGCAAATTCCATGTGCCATGCTGCCATCTTTGTTTGCAAGTACTGAAGTACAAACATGCGTTGCCTCAGTATTACGAGTGGATGGCATTATGGCAAATGGCATGAACACATGCAGACTCCAAGGCCCAAGCTAAGCTAGATACGGTCATGTTCTAATGCTGAAAACTTGTTTTTGTGCAGCTAATATAGATCCAGTTATCATTGCTGTTATTTTTTGTatagccttttttattttatctgTATGGAAGCCTTGTGTCAAAAAGAGAGCATCTAGCTAGGCAGcgtgatttatttatttaatttaatCTGCCGAAGAACTCTAACTGACTGACCTCGCGCTAATAACCAGCCAAGTATCATGGTCTGATCATTACGGGCATGTTACGCCGAGAGGCGCAGACGCGACCAGTCGCGTGACCGGATGAAGCCACGCACTCGCCGACGACCCCACCGCTCAGCGCCGCGGGGAGCCGCTCGTGGTCCCACCTGTCACACTCACGCGCCGTTACAACCTGTCGGTGCGCGtagcggaggtggaggctccctccctcctgcagtcctgctgcTACTTCCCACCCGAAAACGAAACCGCAGCTCGCTGCGCCACTCcctaattaaggccccactAATTAAACCCTGCCTTCCCCGCTCACGCTCTCCTACTACCGACATGTGGGGATCCTGATACATTGGACCCACACGTCATGGGGTGTGGCTGGGTCTGCAAGGTGTGGCTGATCCCCGCCGCAGAAGGTGTCAGTGTGGTCAGCAGCTTTAAAATGAACCCAGCCTCAGTCCCGATggagaagaaaacaaaacgGAACAGCCAGTGGAAGCCGCCGTGCCGAGGCGGACGGGAGGCTACCAactccgccgcagccgccgcggcgcagAGGAATGCGGCGAGGAGCGGTGGGGCCGCCGCTGCAACGGTAGCTAGCTGCTGGGCTCGGCTCGGAGCGCGGGAGGGGAGCAATGAGGGTGTGGAGGGAGGGTGCGGGGTGGTGCttctgctccggcggcggcgacgacggggggCGGTCGGAGCGGGTCAAGGCGGCGATCTTCTCCGCGAGGGCCTCCGCGCTGGCGGCCATCAATGGGCAGGGGCACGGCAGCGGGAGCGGGCTCCTGATCCACCGGAACCTGCTGCTCACCACGCACGGCAACCTGccctcggcggccgccgccgaggacgccgaggCGCGGCTCGTCCACGGCCGTCTCGTCGCCCGACTCGAGCCTCACAGGTGCGGAActcttcttccacctcctgACCTGACACCTTCCAAGATCGCTCTGCACTTGTCTACGATTGCTTGTGCTTGTGTGGGATCGGAGGCTTTGGTTATCTGGCTCTTGCAGTGATTGCAGTGTGATTAGCCTGAGATCCGCCCGCTCCGCCTGCGGCCGAGCTAGCATGACGAGTCGCTGCGAGCGGAGCCCCACGCGGCGGCATTCGGCGGATTCGTCGGTTGTGGTGGGCGAGCTGTTGCTAGTGCTCATGATTAGCCGTAATGCGGCTGATCAGGAAAGGGAATTGCTTCTGAATTGTGGGGTTTCTGTTGGGTAGTTAGTAGTAGCAATCTTCGATGTAATGATAGCGCCATGAGCAACACCTCCAGCAGGTGCCCACAAAGATGGGCGGTGTAAATGGTGCCTTTTAGTTGTAGCAATGGGCCCTGGTATTTTGGAGAAGGTTTGCATAGACCTTTCTTGGTTTTTGTTGAGTATAGTACTGTttaaagtttgtttcttttcttcctgAGAAAGTCTTTTGAGGGCATCCAAGAAATTTTTTGAGTTATGACACCCACAAGCGATAAGTGGTTCATGATGGAAAAAAGTCAGCAACCAGCAATCTTGGATCATGAAAAGTTCAAAGCGCCCTGTTTGTGCATTTTATGTCACCTCAGATGAACTTTGCTCCTCAGTCAGAAACTGGGTCTGAAAAGCTGAGCACAttacatttgtattctttttttttgcctcaATAAATTCTACATTATAGCCTTCCCACTACTTGTTGTTTATGAAACAAGCCTGATGTTCGTCTGAaatgattttctttttgcacAGATTCTTCATTACAAGCTCAATTCTTGACCTTACAATAGTGGGTCTTGATTATACAGAAGGCGACTCAAATCTGCAGAGTCAGCAACCTCACTATTTGAAAACATGCTGCAAACCAAGCCTAGATCATGGAAGTGCTGTGTACCTACTGGGACATACGGGGAAAAAGGAACTGGTGATTGGTGAGGGAAAGGTAGTTATTGGCACAGACAATCTCATAAAGCTCGCAACAGATGGGATGACATGGTGCCCTGGGTCTGCCGGTTTTGATGCCCAAGGGAACCTAGCTTTCATGATTTGTGACCCAATGAAGCTGGCCTCTTCTCCGGCTGCAAGATCATCCTCAGCATCCTCGTCCTCATCACATTCGTGGAAGAAGGACCACCCAATGCAATTTGGGATCCCCATATCTGTGGTTTGCGATTGGTTGTATCAACATTGGCAGGGCAACTTGGACGAGGTTAGCAAGCCAAAGTTACCTCTTGTTCGGTTGATGTCCAGCAGGAGTGATCACTCAAGCACCTCATTCACTCGTCGTCATGTGTTCAAGCCTGACGACGAGAATGATGATGCCTCTGTTTGTTCAAAGCCTAAACATCAGCAGGCATCAGGAAGCTCAGCCACTGCAAGGATCTCGCATGAAGCGAATCCTCTAGTTGATCTGCGCACTAGCAGCGAGCAAGGGATTGCGACGCCAGAAATATATGAATCGCCAAGGCGAAGTTCTTGCCAGGCTCACAAGGATGCTGCACCAGTTCAACTTTTGGACATCAACTTCCCGCCCAGGGCTCCAAAGACTATCTTTCTACCACTGCCTCTGAAGCAAATGCTTTCCGATGAGAACAATGTCGAAACATCCAGGCCAAAAAACCGATCGAAAGGCAATGGTTTCCCATCAGGACTGATATGGCACCGTAACAGTGAGGCTGAGTGTAGGGACCCTCCAGTAGCTCTTCGGCATGAGGATTGCAGCAGTGAGGGGCAGTCGAGCTCATCACCTGTTGAGATACTGGAGTATGGAGGTCAAGATAATTATAGCAGCGAGGAGGAAACAATGTACTCAGCTGAAACCATGGAAAGCAGGAACATTCCAAGCCCCAGGGAAAAGCATGTGGGGAGGAGCCAGAGCTGTGTCACCTACAGCAGGTGGAGCTCTCCAAGAACCTCGTCGATGCAAAACGGAACCTTGCGAAAGCAGCATACACTGATCCCTGTGCGGAAGACACACTCGCAGAACACCGCTCTGCCGCAGAGGAGTCATGACTATTTAAGCCCAACGGTCTCCTCAGCTATGAAGAAGAGGAATTCCATGGAACAGCAACAACCCACAAAGCCTCGTCGGAGCGCTGTTCAGTCTTCGCCAAAATGGATGTTTTGATGGTTCTGCACATCTGGATTTGTGGGTGGTGACGATGAACAAAGATTTGCCGTTTTGGTGGGAATCTATTGCTCCTATGTTTCCTTCTCAAAGCTTATCTGTAAGTCGATGCTGTCTTCCTTGCTTTCTCTCTATATGAGACTCTATGCGCAGAATGGCTTGGATAAATAAAGAGAaacagaaaggaaaagaaaaggcagaaaacaagaagaaagattACAGATCAAATGTGTTGAGGGCATCATGTGTGAGCTCGCTGTGAAGTGTTGTTATCCTTGTGTGTAGACTGGATGTCTGGATAAGAACTGTTACAGACTGTAGTATTCAGCTTACGGATTTTAACTAAACAGTTTAATGATgatatttgtttcttttttttttgttttatccATGGACATGAGGACTATAATCATTTTGTTTGCTGTGGCATTGCGGTGATGTGTATGTCCTGAATTGAAATCAGGAGTCTTAATAGGTTTGAGGGTTTGGCTACCAAGTGAGTTTTTATTTTCCCTTTTCACTTTACTACTTGAAGCAGATACTGCTACAGATCtgaatactttttttttttaccaggcTACAGATCTGAATGCAGTTGAGGCTTTAGAGTAGATAATATTGTCCGTAATGCGTTGGTAGTGTGCCAGACTACAGCAATGTAAATAGCATTTATGGTGAATAATGTGGCAGAGTTCATTGTGGTCCTCTACTCCTCTCCTGTTTGCAGTTCAACATAATAGCTTGGGGCTGTCACCATTAGTCTGATAGGATCACTGACAGCCGGACGCCACCTGACTGAACCTGACGGAATTTATGTACGCATTTCAGTCATTTAGACTGAAATTCATCAGCTTCCTCCCTCAGAATTCAGAAATCCCTGGCTGAAAAAATTCAGCTCCTACTGTGATCAGGCACCCACACCATTGGTTTTGCGATGCCTCTGCTTTGTGTACGTGACGAGTGCTCCATTGCATGACCTACAGGATTTTGCACAACCGACAGGCTTGATTCATGAACCGTGATGCTGCGATGAGCATCTGGGACTCTGGGTTGCCTGTGCGACGGCAACGTCAACAATGCCAGGCAGGCAGCTGGACCAGTCACGACACACACCAAGCACGAGAGGTCAGGAGTCAAACCTGGGCAATGAATCCAACTAGCATGCATCGGCACTGCCTCCTGTCGAGTAATCTGTCTCCAGGCTCCGTTGATGCCCTGCGCACATGGAAACGCTGCTGCCACTCTGTCCCACAGGGACATAGCACGCTCAATCATTTCTCCATACAATGCATCTTCTATTCTTTTCACATTACATTTATACTTATATTCATATATGTCAGCGTATCACGCTCATTCATCTCAACATTTAGGAGTCACCTTCACATAAACACCTGCATATGTTTCCCGAAACAAAGACACATCTCCGTAGCATCAGAGTATAATTTACCCCAAAGGCTCACACAGCTAAGCATATGAATAGCTTACAGGTTATTCCATGCAGAACGGAAGATAATGAATTTGGGAATGAGATGAGATCCATCATGCTAGCTTTTGCAGCTGAAAGTCATTGTGTAATCATGAGCCTTAAACTGAACCTTTTGTATCATGAACGAGATTAGATGCAGGAGTTGCAATGAGAAGAAAGGCAGAGGTGGTGTAGTAAGATGCAAGTTTGAGTACTTCTGCAGCCAACGATCAGAGATGAGAAGAAAAGTTGCATCTTGATTACTTTGGAAAGATTTGCACATGAGCTAATCATTTCTTATGTGACTCAAAACATCACTTATGGGCAACTTAGgcgctactttttttttcttttccttttggcaTGTTTCTGCCTTTATCTTGAACATCCTGAAGGAACTCTCTTTTACGAAAAAGAACATCACAATTTGGAAATAAACATATATTCGTCTGGAAAATGGATTTCTAAGTTCTAGCAACATATTAGCACCATCAGCCAGCTGAAATGTCAGAA encodes the following:
- the LOC117857534 gene encoding uncharacterized protein — its product is MRVWREGAGWCFCSGGGDDGGRSERVKAAIFSARASALAAINGQGHGSGSGLLIHRNLLLTTHGNLPSAAAAEDAEARLVHGRLVARLEPHRFFITSSILDLTIVGLDYTEGDSNLQSQQPHYLKTCCKPSLDHGSAVYLLGHTGKKELVIGEGKVVIGTDNLIKLATDGMTWCPGSAGFDAQGNLAFMICDPMKLASSPAARSSSASSSSSHSWKKDHPMQFGIPISVVCDWLYQHWQGNLDEVSKPKLPLVRLMSSRSDHSSTSFTRRHVFKPDDENDDASVCSKPKHQQASGSSATARISHEANPLVDLRTSSEQGIATPEIYESPRRSSCQAHKDAAPVQLLDINFPPRAPKTIFLPLPLKQMLSDENNVETSRPKNRSKGNGFPSGLIWHRNSEAECRDPPVALRHEDCSSEGQSSSSPVEILEYGGQDNYSSEEETMYSAETMESRNIPSPREKHVGRSQSCVTYSRWSSPRTSSMQNGTLRKQHTLIPVRKTHSQNTALPQRSHDYLSPTVSSAMKKRNSMEQQQPTKPRRSAVQSSPKWMF